GGCTGCCACTGGTGTACCGGTTGTTCGAGAGAGCACGTGCCGGGTAGCCACGCAGCACGGGGTAAGAGCTGAACGCATCTAAGCTCGAAACCCACTTGGAAAAGAGACACCGCCGAGAGTCCGCGTAAAAGACGCGGTCGATAGACTTGGGGTGTACGCGCCGAGGTAACGAGGCGTTTAGCCCACGAGCACTAACAACTCAAAGCCATCATTCATACGCACTGTGACTCGATTCACCGACGAACCGCTCGTCACTGAACGAGTCCAGGCGCAAACTGGATCGCACGTACAATACATCTGCCAACTGAGAGCGGTATACCATCACGGTTCGACTCCGTGACTCAGCGTTAGGCGGCCATAGCGGTGAGGTTGCCTCCCGTACCCATCCCGAACACGGAAGATAAGCTCACCAGCGTTTCGGCGAGTACTGGAGTGCGCGAGCCTCTGGGAAATCCGATTCGCCGCCACCATTCATTAGCCACCGAGGAGAGTCATCTCTCCCCGGTGGCTTTTCGTATTTATATGGTACATCTAACTACGCCGTTGCGAAGAGAGACATCTGTATGACGCGCGAGGTCAAGCTCAACGAGCTCACCGAGTTACTCGAATCGGCATCTTACCCGCTCTCGGTCGAGAGGGCACAGTCGGAGTTCAGCGACGTACGCCTGCAGTACGCGGACGGCGTCGAACCCCTCGACGAGGTGCTGGGCCGTCTGGAAGACGACCAGTTCGACTCCGCCGAAGAGGCACAGTCGTCGATTTTCAACACGGTCCCCGTCGAGGGTGTGGGCGAACCCGGTCAGTCCGAGGGAGAGGGCTAGCGGAATTCGCTACCCTTAAGCGAGCGACTCATTTACGAACAAGTGCGCCAAGGTGGCAGAGTCCGGCCTAACGCAGCGGCCTGCAGAGCCGCCCATCGCCGGTTCAAATCCGGCCCTTGGCTTTTCTGTGACGAACGGACGTGAGGAGCGAAAGCCACGCCGATTTGAATCATGAGAGACGAACGGAGTGAGTCTCTCTCCGGTTCAAATCCGGCCCTTGGCTTTTCTGTGACGAACAAAGTCCTGAGCGACGGCTACCGAACGGCCGCGATTTGAAGCAGGGAGGTGCCTCTCTCCGACTGGGGTTCAAAACTGACCCTAGTAGTGCAAACAGAGCCAACACAGTGACTCCGGGAACCCGTTCGCCTACTCTCCCGGCAAATAACCAGGAACCGGTTCACGCGATGCAACCAACTCTCAGAGGACAGTATCATATATGTTTGGAGTTCGTTAATTTTTTTTAAATCAGGCAGTAATATAGAAGGTGCACCGCCTCAAAATAGGTGATAGATTATGTTGAAAATAGGGGAAAACGGGTGTCCACCGGTGTGTTCCGAGTGTGAGGGTAATTTACGGGAATCGAATGCAGAAATCGTGTGTTCTGACTGTGGCCTTGTGGTCGGCTCCACCGAGTTGGATATGTCTCCGAAACGGAGCAACTCGGATACGGAATCGTCGGATCGTCGAACAGGCGCGCCGATGACGGACGCGCGCCACGACAGGGGTCTCTCGACGAAAATCGGGTATGGCACGGGCATCGAGGTGTCCGGTTCCAAACAGCGACAGTTCGCCCGGCTTCGCCGCCAGCACAACCGTGCGCGTTTCCCGTCGAAGCGCGAGCGGAACAAAGTGTACGCGTACACGGATATCAGACAGTCGACATCGGCCCTCGAGCTCCCGGACTCGGTTCGTGACCAGGCCTGTGCGCTGTTCGATTCCGCGCAGTCTGCCGACCTGTTGTACGGACGCTCCATCGAGGGGTTCGCCGCTGCGGTAGTGTACGCTGTCTGCCGAATGCAGTCGCTCGCTCGCACCAGGTCCGAGGTGGTGTCGGCTTCCTCCGCGACGATAGACGAACTCAACGCTGCATACGACGCGATGAACAGGGAACTCGGGTTACCGGTCGGTCCGATAGACCCCAGAGAGTATCTGGCGCGGTACGCGTCCTCCCTGGATCTGGGCATCGCCGTCGAAAACAGCGCTCAGGAGAAAGTCGGCGCGCTCAGGGACGCCCATCTCATCGGTGGGAAAAACCCCCGCGGCGTCGCCGCAGCGTGTCTCTATCAGGCCGCCCAGGATGTGAGCGTCGGTGTCACACAGGAGGCGCTGACTGAGGTCGCAGATATCTCCCGTCTGACTATCCGGTCGACGCTTTCGGACCTCGAGTCGCTCGGCGCGGACGATTGATATCGCCGTGCCGATGGCGTCATGCCCCATCGGATAGCGGCGGCGTTGGCAAACGCCGGGACGGTATCATGTTCGGGTTGAAAAGCAATGACGACACAATCTAGTTGTGATAGCTATTGCCGGCGCAAAAGGTGGGTGTGGGAAGACCACGACGACACTCGGTCTCGCGCGGGCGTTCGACAGGGACGGCCGCCCGTCGTTCGTCATCGACGGCGACCAGCAACTCCCGAACGTCCACGTCGCGGCCGGGGTCGACCGCGACCCGACCGTTGCCGCTCTGCAAGACGGTGACGATACCTCCGAGGTCGCCCAGCCACTCCCGGACGCGGCCAGGGCGGGCGTACTGACGGCGCCGCAGGACCCGGACCTGGTGGACCTGGCGTCGTTGCTCGACCGGGTTCCGACCGGAGTCGAATCGTTCGTCGACTGTCCGGCGGGAGCGGGGCCGGACGCTGCCGAGCCGATATCGGCAGCGGACGTGGTCGTCATCGTGACGACCGGGACCGAACGGAGTCTCACGTCGGCCGCAAAGACGGCCGATATGGCCCGCGAGCTCGACACGCCGGTGGCGGGCGCGGTGGTAAACAAGTGCGATGAGGTCCCCCTCGCGTTCCAATCGACGTTCGACGTTCCGTTGCTGGGGCGGGTGCCACCGTGTCAGTCGCCACAGCAGGACCATCGTGCTCGGGCTGCCTACGATCATATCGCTGCCGAATTGCTCTCCAGGCTCGAGGCACCGCCAGCGCCGCCGGAGTTCCAGCAGATACGGCTCCCGCTTGGTCTCGAAACCGTCGACAGGGAGCTGGGCGGCGGCATCCCGGCGGGGTCCGTGGTCGCCTTCAGTGCGGACCCGGGTGCGCCCTCGGAGCTGTTGTTACACGCGACCACGCGCGCCAGAGGGACGCTCTATCTCACGGTCGACCAGTCCTGTGAGGAGATCCGGGCCGCCCTGTCGGACTCGGTCGTCCAGACTGGCGACCCGACGATTCGGAAACTCGAGGGGCCGTCGATGCTCGCGGACGCGAAAGCGCTGCTCCGTCGGCTTCCGAGCCAGGTCAACGTCATCGTCGACACGATGGACCGCCTGGAGCAACACGACCAGGAAGCCTACCGTGATTTCCTGGGCACGCTGTCGGATGCAGTGGCGACCACGGACAGTATCGCGTTGTTGCACACGCTGGATCGCAGCCCGACGCCGAGAAACCGTGTGACGACCGAACGCTTCGCCGACCTCGTCCTACGTGTCGACAGGGAGCAGTCCGGGAGCGCGACCAGCTATCGGTTCTCGGTGCCAAAGACCGAGGCGGACGAGATGATAACCCCGTCGGACGGTATCGACCTGACCGATACCTTCTCCGGACGGCGGTCCGCTCTCAACGACGACTGATACTGCCTGCTGTCCGTTCGTCCCGATAGCCATTGCTGTCAGTTGTGAACAGTCGACCGTATGCCGTTTTGCCGGGCCCGTGACACTGGACGCCGTCGCTTCGGTGCTATGCTATGGTGAGAAAGCGACGTGGGAACACTGTGCCCGTATCGCTCAGCAGAACGTATCGGGGGTCTGGTCCGGGCCGAACAGCCGCTTCTCCTCGTCGACGCGGAACTTCAACATGTCGACAGACTGTGTTCCGTTGTAGATGCCCTGTGTGCTGTCGCCACAGGTGTACTGGGGCGTCCCGCTGGACGAGAGGACGACCGAGCTACGCGGTGAGAGTCGGTCGCCGAGTTCACGCTGTGCGGCCTCGGTCCCGATGAAGACGTTGACCGTCTCGGCGCGGTAGTCGTCGGTCGTGAGCTTCGACCGGAAGTGGTCCCAGTCGGCGCCGTTCTCAGCCAGCGCGATGAGGAAGGTGTAGCCGTCGTAGTTGACTCGCAACATCGGGGCCGTCCCGGCGCTGTCCGCTTCGATGACGGTGACGTTCGTATAGCCCAGGACCACCTCCTGTGCGTACGAGACGTCTCTGGTCCCGGATATATTCTGGTCGGTGACCTCGTACGAGCCGCCGGATTGGTGCAGCGACGCCAGGTTGGTGTTACTGGTCTGCTTCGCGGAGTAGTCGATGTTGCCCTCGACCCGCTTGTCGAAACTGCTGGATCCCTGGAAGTACGGGTCGGACCCACCCGGCCGGGCCTGTACGAACAGCGTCTTGTCTCTGGACGTGTGACGTATCTCGCTCTCGATGGCGACGACGTGGCCGTCCCCGCTCGGGTACACCTCTACTTCGAGCTGGTTGTCGTCACAGCCCGTCCTGATGTCGTCCTCATACTTGACCGCGGGGCACTCGGCGCCATCGTAGGACCCCTGTCGCATCGAAATCGCGGCAGCCATGGCAACCTCGCGCGAAATAGTGACGGTCATCCCTGTATTCTCCTCTGGGTTGACTGCATCGGGAATCTTCGTTTTCTGCTTGAGGTTCATAAATTTCGAGAGTCTCAGGCCATCGTACTCAGCATCAAGCTGCTCTCGGAACCTACCACGGGATCGCTTCAGATCTTCGCCTTTTTTGTCGAACCGTCTGAGCCCTCTGGTATTTCCATCAGCCAAGTAGTAATCACGTTTGTAACGCTTGTTTGCCTCGAGTTTGATATCGAAGTCTTTCACCTGCCTTTTGAGGGCTTTAACCGCGGGGCTATTCCTTGCGTTCTTGGAGGCGATGCCCCATCTGGCCCGGTCCACAGCCCGTCCGGCCCCGACCGCGGGCGCCTTCTTTATGTTATCCATTGGTGTGATCAGGCGGTCCCTGATCTTATCTTCAAAGGTTCCGAACCCATCTGGGTATTTCTGCTCTAGCTTTTTGCGATCTCTATTGCCCTTCGCGAATCTGGCGGGCTGCAACAACCCGGCAGCCATCTCGCCGTACACGCCCGCGTCCGCACAGTTCGCGTTCGCTCTGCTCGGCTCTCTCGGCATTGACCCGACTTCGGGCCACGTCGGCGTGCAGTCGAGGAAGGGATTCAGGTCCACGCCGATGTAGTCACCGATACCCTTGCTTCCTTGCCTTAGTACACCCCCACCGACCGTCACCAGCGGGAGCCCCATCTCCCAGTCGAACGCGATGGGCTCGACGCGGCCGACGTTGCGCCTGACGCCGTTGAACGACAGCGAGACGGGCTGGGCCTGGCGGACGTACGAGGTGTTGGCGACGTGGTTCTCCGGGGCGTTCGGTTGGACCATGAAGCGGGCGTACTGTCCGTTCATATTGTAGGTCCCCGCGTTTAGCGACAGGACCCAAAACGGTGGAGCCGGGACGATGAAAGGGTACCCGGGATTAGGCAGGGGGTATACCTTTCGCATCGCCAGCCCGGTGTAATGGACGCCCTCGGTGTCTTCCCGTATCTCGTCTTTCGCCGTCGCGCCGTCGACCGAACCCGGCGGATTCGGGACGTGACTGAGCCAGGTGGGGTCGGCGTCCACCTGATAGTTCGAGTTGCTGTTGGACGAACCATTGATAATGTTGCCGGTCCCGCCGTCTATGCTGAACGGATTCGAGGCGTTATCTTTGGCACTCTTGTAGCCTTCGTGCATCGTGTCCGGCGTGTTCGGCCCGTTCTTGGTCTGCAGCACCGAATTGATCTTTTTGATTCGTTTTTGGGTGCGATTTTGTGTTTTGTTGATATACCAGTTTACCGTCTCGACCCATCGCTTCCGCAGTTCGGCGAGGCTCTTGGTCGCCGGCGTCCGGTACTGTCCGGACCGTCCGTACTGTCCGTTGACCCTCGTGCCGTTGTAGACGAGCGCATCGGCTTCTGTGTCGTTTATCTTTAGTTCCTCGAACGTGTCATGGCTTTGATTGAGAAGCTCGGTGACAGTGGTGTTGTCTGTCGTGGCGTTGTATGCAGCTTTCCGGGTCTCGTTGAGCTCATCGATGAGCCAGTCCTGGAACGGAGTCCGCCTGTTCGTCGGTGGGCTGTGTGCCTGCGTCGACACCGAGGTGCTGATGACGTTGGTAACCTCGGTCTCGAACTCCCCGGCGGAGGTGACGTTGGTGTCCATGTTGTTCTCGAGAGACGATTCGATCTGGCCCGAGTTCGTGTTCTGCTGGTTCGAGTTGCCGCTGTAGCAGAAGAGAACGGACGAATACGAGGCGTTCCGGTACGTCGGGTACCTGTGTGTGGTGTAACTGGTTGGCGGACAGTTCGGGTACTTGACGCCGGGCTCGTCGACGGTGGTGTTGAGACTGACGGTGGAATTCATCCTGGTCGTCGCGCTGAAGTTCACGTTTTTGACCCAGACCCCGGCCTTGCTGTCCTCGCGTATCGTCACCGGGAGGGTGATATCGTACGACCTGGTTCCGGACGTCGTGTTGCTGGTGACGCTGACGTTGCCGGCGGTCACGACCGTCAGGTTCGACGACTGGTTTAGCTGTCCCTGTGACAGTCGGGCGTTGTCCAGGCCCGACCCGACGGTGTACGTGTCGTTGATGACGTCTCTAACCTCGTCGTCGAGGCTCTGGTTACCCCAGAGCGCGTTGTTGGGCGAATCGATATCGATACCGAACTGGTTTGACGTGTTGTTCTGGGCCCGCCTCTGACGCACCCGGTTTCGCTGGCCTTGGACGCTGCTGCCGTACGTGCCCGGCCTACCTAACGTCTGTCCGGTCACGTTCTGGAACGCGATCCGGCCCACGCTGTCGCGGGAGAACTTGAAGGATTTGTCCCCTTGGGCCGTTTCGGCCCGGGAATCGAACTCGCTTTTGGTGAGCATATTGCCCGACTGGTTCGAAGTGGCCCAGTCCCTACTTCGGTTCACCATCTGTTCCTGGAAGTCCTTCGAGATGGAACTTCCCGTGGGGAACCCACTGTTTGTCTCTGCCTTTGATTTCAGTTGCGTACAGAGAGCTTCCGGTGCGAAAACGTCGACGGGGGAGGCCGCTGAACTGAAACGGGAGGCATAGAAGAGGCCCAGACAGCCCCCAGCAATGTCTGGTGCGTTCGTATTGGGGGTGGTTCCGTACACGTTCCGCATACTGTCGTATATTAACAAATTGGCGTACTCACGCATCTCCAGGTCGGTGATCAGCTTCTCGAAGAATCGCTCCTCCCACCTTGACGGAGCCAAGAATCGCTCGGGGATGTGCTTCGCGTAGATAACTCCCGACAGCGTCGCCCACATCTTGCTTTTTGTCTCGGAAAACGAGGCCTGGAACTCCTTCGTCTTCTCGTGCATATTGAAGACGGCCGACTCGGTGGTGGTGTTCATATCTATCGTCCCGCTGGAGACCTGTTCACCGTCCTCGTAGACGGTAATCGACCGTTTACTGACATTCAAGAAGATGTATTCGACGGCCGTGTCTGAGCCCTTTTCGTGGCGCGTCATCTCGACTCTGTCTATGGCGTCGTTCAGGCTCGATTCGTTGTAGCGGGCTGGTGGCAATCCGATGTCGATGGTGACGTTCGCGCCCCGGAGCCGGGACTGCTGGCGCTCAACACGCTGGATACGTTTCTGCAGATTGAGGTAATACCGGAGTTTCACGTACCGCTCGAACGTAGCGCTGTTACCCAGTGCCCGACCGGCGGCGTTGCCGGCCGGGTCCGTGACCGGTTTCTCGCCCGCCTTCTCAAG
This sequence is a window from Haloarcula salinisoli. Protein-coding genes within it:
- a CDS encoding transcription initiation factor IIB, coding for MTDARHDRGLSTKIGYGTGIEVSGSKQRQFARLRRQHNRARFPSKRERNKVYAYTDIRQSTSALELPDSVRDQACALFDSAQSADLLYGRSIEGFAAAVVYAVCRMQSLARTRSEVVSASSATIDELNAAYDAMNRELGLPVGPIDPREYLARYASSLDLGIAVENSAQEKVGALRDAHLIGGKNPRGVAAACLYQAAQDVSVGVTQEALTEVADISRLTIRSTLSDLESLGADD
- a CDS encoding DUF7125 family protein — its product is MIAIAGAKGGCGKTTTTLGLARAFDRDGRPSFVIDGDQQLPNVHVAAGVDRDPTVAALQDGDDTSEVAQPLPDAARAGVLTAPQDPDLVDLASLLDRVPTGVESFVDCPAGAGPDAAEPISAADVVVIVTTGTERSLTSAAKTADMARELDTPVAGAVVNKCDEVPLAFQSTFDVPLLGRVPPCQSPQQDHRARAAYDHIAAELLSRLEAPPAPPEFQQIRLPLGLETVDRELGGGIPAGSVVAFSADPGAPSELLLHATTRARGTLYLTVDQSCEEIRAALSDSVVQTGDPTIRKLEGPSMLADAKALLRRLPSQVNVIVDTMDRLEQHDQEAYRDFLGTLSDAVATTDSIALLHTLDRSPTPRNRVTTERFADLVLRVDREQSGSATSYRFSVPKTEADEMITPSDGIDLTDTFSGRRSALNDD
- a CDS encoding DUF7286 family protein is translated as MHEKTKEFQASFSETKSKMWATLSGVIYAKHIPERFLAPSRWEERFFEKLITDLEMREYANLLIYDSMRNVYGTTPNTNAPDIAGGCLGLFYASRFSSAASPVDVFAPEALCTQLKSKAETNSGFPTGSSISKDFQEQMVNRSRDWATSNQSGNMLTKSEFDSRAETAQGDKSFKFSRDSVGRIAFQNVTGQTLGRPGTYGSSVQGQRNRVRQRRAQNNTSNQFGIDIDSPNNALWGNQSLDDEVRDVINDTYTVGSGLDNARLSQGQLNQSSNLTVVTAGNVSVTSNTTSGTRSYDITLPVTIREDSKAGVWVKNVNFSATTRMNSTVSLNTTVDEPGVKYPNCPPTSYTTHRYPTYRNASYSSVLFCYSGNSNQQNTNSGQIESSLENNMDTNVTSAGEFETEVTNVISTSVSTQAHSPPTNRRTPFQDWLIDELNETRKAAYNATTDNTTVTELLNQSHDTFEELKINDTEADALVYNGTRVNGQYGRSGQYRTPATKSLAELRKRWVETVNWYINKTQNRTQKRIKKINSVLQTKNGPNTPDTMHEGYKSAKDNASNPFSIDGGTGNIINGSSNSNSNYQVDADPTWLSHVPNPPGSVDGATAKDEIREDTEGVHYTGLAMRKVYPLPNPGYPFIVPAPPFWVLSLNAGTYNMNGQYARFMVQPNAPENHVANTSYVRQAQPVSLSFNGVRRNVGRVEPIAFDWEMGLPLVTVGGGVLRQGSKGIGDYIGVDLNPFLDCTPTWPEVGSMPREPSRANANCADAGVYGEMAAGLLQPARFAKGNRDRKKLEQKYPDGFGTFEDKIRDRLITPMDNIKKAPAVGAGRAVDRARWGIASKNARNSPAVKALKRQVKDFDIKLEANKRYKRDYYLADGNTRGLRRFDKKGEDLKRSRGRFREQLDAEYDGLRLSKFMNLKQKTKIPDAVNPEENTGMTVTISREVAMAAAISMRQGSYDGAECPAVKYEDDIRTGCDDNQLEVEVYPSGDGHVVAIESEIRHTSRDKTLFVQARPGGSDPYFQGSSSFDKRVEGNIDYSAKQTSNTNLASLHQSGGSYEVTDQNISGTRDVSYAQEVVLGYTNVTVIEADSAGTAPMLRVNYDGYTFLIALAENGADWDHFRSKLTTDDYRAETVNVFIGTEAAQRELGDRLSPRSSVVLSSSGTPQYTCGDSTQGIYNGTQSVDMLKFRVDEEKRLFGPDQTPDTFC